From the genome of Bacteroidia bacterium:
TAGGACATCAATCTGAGGTAAAATACTTGACATTGAGTAGTGATTTATTATGGGATTATAAATATAAGCACAAATTGTTCTAGGGCAGCATTTCTGAAAGAGTATAAAACTTGAGCCGCCCTGTGGTATCATTTTCCAGCCACAGTAGAAATTCCCACAGCCACAAATATTTTGAATAAATGTGTTCGTTTTCACGATGCTTGTGAAAGTTTTGAGCAATCTTTTCCTTTACAACCACAATTGACTTCTTTTCTTCCTCATGCGCACTTTTCAATAAATCAATTGACATCTCACCAAGCTTCTTCGTAAGTGAATAAAGTTGCTTTTCTAAGGGATCAGCAGCTTCTTCAGGTTTTAGTTCCTCAAACATTGATCTAGCCATCCGAATGGATGATTGCATAATTCCGAACGGATTCAGAAAGGCGTTGTGCTCCCAATCGAAAATAATAGATTCATCAATGCCAAAATACCTAACCCGCTCCTTATTATAATTAATGAGTTTGGCAATTAATTCCTTGTCTAAAATAACCCTTGGATAAATTGCTTTCTTACTCTCTAATAAATACGCGGTCACTAGCCCCTTAGAAAAAATAATATTCTCATCACTGTAATAGGACCCGGTTGAAAGACCACCCCTAGTAAAAAAACCCTTTGTCATTAAAACGTATTGGACGCTTCTGACATACATGGTTATTAAATTGAAATTTGCAAGAAAGTCCTGCTCATTATCAAAAAAGGGGATCGAGATGCAGATATTGTCTGAAAATGTTTTATACTGGAGATGCTTAATTGCTTCCTTGTTTTTCTCGTTTGTATTTTCAAATAAACTTGCCTTGGCTAGGGCGAAGGACTCCTGAATGTCTTGGAGAATTGTTGAAGTAGTGTCGCTATCATACTCATCAATTAGTTCGCTAAAACCAAGAATATCCATGTAGCAAATAATCCTTGGTTCGGTCTCAACAATTTCCTTTACAAAATAGTCCTTCGGGTCACGCGTCAACCTGATTTTAAAGCTTTGCTCCCGTTCATTCTCCAAATGAACATCAAAATGAGCCGAGAACTTTTTAATCGCCTCTTTAAGACTATTAACATTAAACTCTTCATTGGAAATACAAGATTTTGTCAAATTGGAAATTTCATTTACCACATTGTACAGCAATTCACGGCAAGGCTCGTTTTTATCAATGAAGTACTCCTCCTTATCTGTATCAAACTCGACAATCCTTAGAAATAGTGTGTTAATACTTGCAATATAATGTAGCCAAAAGCGTCTTATCCCTTCTTCCTTGTTTGTACCACTGTTATATTCAAACAGAAGTTTCTTGAGTTTTCTTTTGAACGCGTCTAAGAACGGTTTTTGATGGCTTGGGGCGGATATTTCCGTTACTAGCTTACTAAGATATATTCGGGTCCAAAGGGCGGTACACCATTCCGAAGAAACATACTCAAGATATTCTTTAAGGGAGCGGGGCGAATAATCCCACTCAAAGTTTCGGAGATTTTCCGGAAGAATCCTTTTTGCCCTAATATTGATGAGTGGATAATAGACCTGCCGCTGTATCTCCGCAGAGTCGAGGAAAAATATTCCACTGTGAACAAAAATGCAATACTCAGGATTTTTAAGATCGTGATTAAAAAGGGTTTTACTGACCACGGTGGACTCTTTTTCTCGAGAGACAATTGCCTCAATGTTCCATTTCTGAGCTTGGACATCGATCTCTCTAGGCAAATCGTCAGTTACAATAATGGACCTAATACTATCGTCCCAAAAATCCTGCGTTCCTGCCCTTTCGATAACGGCTAAATAAATACTCTTAACACTACTTGAAAAGTTTTCAGGATAGGAGTTCGGATTTTTTAATCGGATTTGAATAATCTCACTCATCTTTTCATTAATATATTGGAACTAAATGTAGTCGACAGATTTCATTATGCTTCACCCAATCGTTAGCCCAATCCCATCATTATCTATGTAAGAGCTCTTGTCCGCCACGTCCTGAGAATTATTCAGGCCAATAAATACTTCCATGCTCCTCGGAAGCCCCTCTTCCAGAAAGGCATTTATCCGATTCGTAATAAGAATTCTTGGTCTGTAAAACTCAACCATTTCATAAATCCAAAAGGGGCGACGAGGTAATTCTCTTTGGAAATACTTTTCTAGCTTTCTGTAAGTTAGTCCTATCTCATAGAACGTCTCCACGCCAATCGTCAGGTCAGCTATTTCAAAATATTTTTCATTTACAAATTCATAAAGCCCCATGTAATATTGCTTTGACAATGAGGAAAGCAATTCCTCATTATAACTAACTCCATCATTGTACGGATCATGGTATTTGCATTTTATTTTATCATACATGTTGTAGGTAACACTTGCCATTGAAAAATTAACAGAAATCTTTCCAGATCTGGATTGGGCCTTATGCTCTGCCATTACTCCATGCCAATTACTACTATATCCTTTTGCTTCAATAGCAAAAATTGAGTTTGGACTAAATGAAATCAGATCGGGTCGCTTACCTTTGATTGGCATCCTTAAAATTCGCATAGCAGCTTCATAATTAACGGTTAAAAGGCTATTGTTTATTCGCTTCGAGAGAAAGTCCGCAATGGCTCTTCCGGCAACAGTAGAAAACTGTCCCTTTTCGGTTGGATCATAAAGTGCTGGAGGGGGTATAGAAAAGTGATTATTGTAAAAGGTTTGCCTCTGTAAGTACTGACTGTATGTCAAGAACATTCCCAAGGTGCGAATGAATCTATTTAGCCGTGGTGCGCTTCCTTGGCCCGCAAACCCCAGATGTTTCAGAAATGCGATCCTGCTAATGGTGTAATTCAGGTTACTTGTTACACCATTAGAATCAATATATTCGACAGGAAGGTTCATCGCTCGTTTTATTAAAGATATGAAACATTGAACTTATCGCATGCAACGTGCCCACTTCCTGTATCATTCCCCCATTCCCCCTCCATGATTCCCCCATGAACCCCTCTTTTTCCGCATAAAGCTTCCATGAATCCTCCATGAAATTTCCGAGGTGAGAATTTCGCTTTTCTACCGCGAAATATTTTTATTCAGCCGATTTCTTCTTTGTTTTCTTCAAGAGCCGCGTTTTGATCTGAAACGCACCTCCCATATTATTTATAAGTACAAATATTTGCCGTGATGATTATGAATGCAAAACGCAGTTGTGGTAAATGCCTCGTTCAGGAGGAAATTGCCAGGCACATGCGACTTGTATTTGAATAATCCTAATTCGGGGGGCGAAAATTTTGCCCGTAAGTCTTTGAGTCCTAAAGGCATGAATATACCCCAATACCTTGCGTGTGCCGGGTAGTGTACGCATGTTTGTCCCAATCACCCGGTAGCAAGTTTAAGTGAAGGCTTAAAACCTGCCGGGAGAAAAACTAAAACAAACGCGCATGCAAATACTAAACGGATCAGCGGGGGAACGTAAGAAAACGTTTCAATGGCTGTACCGCTCCATGAGTAACGGCATCAGGAACGTAAAGTCCACCGAGGCACAGGAGTGGCTTAAGAAAAACGGGCTATCGTATGAAATGACCGGGGCAGGGTTCTGTTCGGGGCAGGTTCAGCACCGTAAGTCAAAGGAGTTTATACGTGGCCTTGAAAATGTGAGATTCCTTCGGGCGAATAATATCGTCAGCAAGAACGGCGATACAGGTTACCTGATCTTCGCAAAGTTCGGCATCATCTTTCCACTAAAGGATGTGAAAGGAGAAGTGGTGAATTTTTATGGCATCCGTATCCGGCTGGAAAAACCGGAGCATTCATTTCTGAATGACGAGGGAATCTATCCATGTTTCCCTCATGAAATGACCACACGGCTTTTTATCACCACGAACATTCTGGATGCGGCAACCATTCTGGAATCAAGGGTGCTGGAAAACCGCGATGCCGTGATCTGTGTTCCGGGTGGAAACTTTTTAAAACAGTACGAGGAAGCAATCGAAAGGCTAGGTCAATTAAAAAGCATCCATTGGATCGAATCACCGAGAGTAAAACTTACGGAGCCTCTCAGGGGAAGAACTATGCCAGAATTAATTAAAACGAAAAGCCATGAATGAAGGAGTTAACCATTTAAGAAAGATCGCACGAGAGATACCTATATATAAGGTGTCCCCGCCCGACGGACAGAACCTGAACCATATTTACTTGCGTCACGGAAGCGATGGAGTCAAGAAAATCCTAGAAAGTGATGTCAGTCTTGAGGAACTGACCGAAGTAGAAAGTACGGCCCTTCCTATTCAGCCACTTGAATTGACCTCCCATGAAACCTCCATTGAAATTCCACCCGATGATTTTAAGCGTGGTGAGGAGAACTTTGTGGCGACTCTAAATAAGGATAAAGGATGCGAAACCTCCGAAACGCCCTGCCTTGAGTTGATCCATGAGCATAAACTTCTGATGCGCTCATCTTACAACCATTATTATGTATTGGGAACGGTAGTCCAAGACATGGGAAGCATGCGAGTGACGCTTATGATCGAAGAACAGGCTACGGGAAGGCGTGAAAGAACCAAACTCGATCTCTATGAACGTGAGCAAGTGGGTCTTTATGCCGAGCAAGTGGGAGAACTTTTCACTCAACCTGTCGAAGCTGTTGTAAGCGATCTGCTTTATCTGACCGATCTTCTGGAAAAACACCGGGAGCTTCAGATCGAGGAAACCAAAGTGGCGGTGAAGGCCAAGAGAAACAATTCTGTTTTAAGTGCTGAAAAGCAAAACGCCTGTGTGCAATTCCTAAAGGGAAAGAACCTCATGAAGGGAATCGATGAACTCATCGAACAGGCAGGTGTGGTTGGAGAAGAAAGCACACGCAGACTCTTATTTGTGATTGCTTCTACCTATAAAATGAACACTCCCCTTCACGCATTGGTACAGGGGACATCAGGATCGGGGAAGAGCCACCTTATTAATAGTATAGGTACGTGCTTCCCACCGGAAGATGTAATAAGCATGACACGGGTCACCTCAAAATCCTTTTATCACTACACCAAGGACGAGTTGGTCGACAAACTCCTTCTTATACAGGATTACGACGGGTTAGATGAAGAAGCGCAGTTCGCATTCCGCGAATTGCAAAGCGCAGGGAACATCAGTTCATCCACTACCTATAAAGACCGTTATGGAAATCTGGTATCGGCGGTGAAAACCGTAAGAAGCCATTTCGCCTCCTTACTGGCAACCACGAAGGCGGAAGTTTACTACGACAACATGAGTCGCTCGCTTATTTCAGGAGTGGATGAAAGCGACGAACAGACCCGACGCATCGTACTTCATCAGAATAAAACTCTCGCGGGGTTGGTTGATGCGAAGAAGGAACGCCAAGCAAAGGAGTTTCTACAAAACTGTATGCGGTGCATTAAGCCGATGGATGTAGTGAATCCCTATGCTGACAAGGTTTACCTTCCCTTTGAAGCAAAAATGCTCCGTCGCCTTAACAGCCACTATCAGGCTTTTGTAAAACAGATCACGATCCTTCACCAGTATCAACGTGAAAAGGACGATCAGGGAAGGTTGATCGCTTTGCCTGAAGACTTGAAAACGGCTTGCGAGATTCTCTTCGATGCCATCATGCTGAAAGTGGACGATCTGGATTCTTCGCTCCGGCAATTCTTTGACCTGATGAAAGCGCACATTAAAAAATTGGTCACCAACGGAAAGCAAGCAGAGTACCAGTTTACGCAACGTGACGTGCGCCTATCACTCAATATAAGTAAGACACAATGTTTCAGATATTTTGAGGAACTGGAAATGTTGGAATACATCCAACGCACGGGAGGTTACGCCAACCGAGGGTTCAAATACAAGATTGTGTTCTGGGACGATATGCAAAAGATCAAAACTAAGGTGCAGGCCGACCTCAACCGCCAATTAGAAGCATTGGTTCTTGGTGGTTCAGAAGAAAAGGAACACCAAAACTCGCATGAACAGGGCAACTGAGCCCTAGTGGTTCAGTATTTCAAGAGTACGCATTTATAGGGAGACCAAAAATATGAAACACTTACCCTTACAGAACGAATCCTTTGAAAGGCTTTACCGCGACTTTTCTCAAATGATTCGCGTAAAGGGGTATTCACGTGGGAAGTACACTTCTTATCCGGCCTGTGTAAGGGAGTTTCTATTCTTCATTGAAAACCGTGAGATCGGGGACATAAGGGACGTGGTGGCGCAGGATGTGATCGCCTATTATGAATACGTCCGTGAAAGGCCGAACCAACGCCGTGAAGGGGGATTAAGCGACTCAATGATCCGTAGCCACTTGTTTTCACTCCGCTTGTTTTTTGATTTTCTGATGGATTCAGGAATCCGGGATTCTTCTCCCGCACATCTTCCTAAGTTTTCAATCGTAAAATATAAGGAGAGGCAGATCCTTACTACCGATGAAATACGCGAACTACAAAAGGCCTGCCAAACAAAGCGGGAGAAAGCACTTATTGCTCTTGCTTACGGATGCGGGATGAGGCGATCTGAGGTTACAAACTTGAACTTAAGTGATATCGCTTTTCATCAGGGAATGCTCACCATCAGGGATAGTAAGTTTGGCAAAAGTCGTATGATTCCTCTATCGGATAGCGTTCTTCAGAATTTACGCGAATACATTATCCAGGAACGCCCACGCTACATCACTTCCCATACAAACGCTCATATTCATGCGGTCATATTAAACAACAGGGGGACACGCGCTTCAGGAGAGTATATATCCAATATGCTTAAAACACTTCTTAGCCGCACACAAAATCCGGTGATCCTTAAAAAAGAAATCACGCTTCACTGTCTGCGCCACTCCATTGCAACTCACCTGCTTGATAAAGGAGCCTCGATGGAATTCGTACAGGAATTCTTGGGTCATGCGGAAATGGATACTTCACTTCTGTATTCCAAACGTCGCGCTCAAAAGTTAAAAATCCAAAGACAGATCCGCTAGATGAACGCTGAACCCATTTCTTTTGAAAAGTACTTACATAGGGCTGGTTTCACGCCTATGTCCATCAGCAGTTATCTATACTCGACCAAGAATTTTCTTGCAGTAAATCCCCAAGCTGAGAATTACGGCTATAAGGATATCATCAACGTTATGGAAGACACTGCAAAGATCAAAACCAACACACGGTACAGAATCGCCATTCTTGCGGCAATCAAAAAATACTACGATTACCTAATTGCCATCGGTAAACGGCATGACCACCCTTGCCGAACGATTCATATCAAGCATAATCGTGATAGAAAAGTGATCCATCATGATCTATTCACCTCGGCGGAACTAGAACTTCTTCTTGAACGCGAGGAGCGTTACCCTGCCCTGAAGCTGAAGAATCAATCTTTGATCTCGCTTCTTATTTTTCAGGGCTTGAGCACGGGGGAGATAATAAAAATGAAAGTCCATCACATCGACTTGGACTCCGGAAAAATATTTGTCAAGGAAAGAAAAAACACCATGCGACGACATCTGGACATGCATCCTAAGCAGTACCGTATCCTTGACCGCTATATAAATGAGTCGCGCAAGGAACTTCTTAAGGGCAGAGTATCAGATGCCCTCTTCATAGGGAAACTGGGAGTTGCGGCTTCAACCTGTGAGGTAGGATATCTTGTAGAACAGTTCGATTCTCTGTTCCCCGGTCGTAATCTCAATCCAACCACTGTCCGTCAGAGCGTGATCGCAAACTGGCTCAACGAGAAGAAGTTTTCTCTTGAAACCGTGCAACTCATGGCCGGTCACAGATTTATTTCTACTACCTTAAGGTATAGAAGGAACAATCAGGACGAGAAACGACTGCTGATTAATCGATTTCACCCCTTGGGCTAAGGCCCTTACCCCCTTATTATCACGAGTTTCCACAGGAAGTTGCCCGACTTCCCGATTCCTGCTATATTTGAAAAACCTTCACGAGTCAAGAACGGAATGTTTCGCCAAACCTTCACAAATCATTTTTCTACTTTACCTCCACAGTACACGGAGTCATATCGCTACGGCTTCGACGGGGTTGAGAAGGATGATGAAGTGAAGGGAAGTGGCAATAGTTACGACTTCGGTGCGAGAATTTACGACCCAAGGCTGGGAAGATGGTTAAGTGTGGATCCATTATCTAAAAATTATCCGAGCTATAGCCCCTTCAATTTTGCTTCAAGTAATCCTGTCTACTTTATTGACAGAGATGGGCGTGTACAGGTTGATGCACAAGGGAATATTATTTATGAGGTTAATCCTTCAAAAAAACCTTCAGAATACGATCAGGGAGATTATAAAGTCACCGTAACTCCTGTTTTTATCTTTGCAAATGACGGACGAAAAATTGAAGTTCAGCATTACACGGTTATTAACAAAAAGACAGGAAGATCTGTTGATAATTCTGTGATTCAAGATTCATATAACTGCCATGGGATGACTTCTCTAAGTAGTGAATTCAGGGTTGGCTCAAAGTCAGATAAAAGTGAGTCAAATGCCCTTTTATTGGATAAGGGTGGATTCTCTCCTGAAAAGGAGTTAAGTGGTGGGGTGAATCAAGAATTTAGTAAAATAAAGAAGGGAGACATTATAGTATTATTTAATAAAGATGGAGTAGCAATACATTCCTATGTTTATGATGGTGATGGTACTGTAACTTCAAAAAATGGGGAAAGAAAAATAAACGAGCTTAATGTCGATAATAAAGATTCCAAAAAGGGAACCTTTGTCAAGGAGAATGCAACAGTTGAAGACATCTATAATCTTTATGCCTCTGAAAAGGATCCAGCAACCGCAATGGGATTTTTTACCCCTGTTAAGGATGCAATAATAAGTACTAACAGGACTGTAACGACAGAGTTTAAAACTGCCTCTGATCATACAAGAGAACGATCAAGTGTAGATATTGCACCTGCAGTCAGTACGTGCGTTGGTTGTAAGCAAGGAGATTAGTGTTAAATATTTCAATATGAAGTTCATTTGGCTACCAGTAATTCTGTCTATCAAGTTTACCTGTGATGGAGGTCAACATACTGAGTCACCATCAAAGTTAAATTGTAATAGCATTATTCCTGACACGTGTTATACTTGTCCCTGTAATAGGGATAATGTTATAAAGGGGAAAATAGATTGTTTTCTCTTGACTAATAACATTAAATCATTTCCAGAACCTGTCGAATTCCTAAAGATGTTAGCTTATTTAGATTGTAGAGAAATTAAATTTTCTGAATATTGTTTTCCAATTGAATGGGTTGATTCCAATAATATTGTTTCACTGATACCATACTTAGACTCTACAAAATCTTCTATACATGTAAAAACAATTGATGAGCAATTTGAAAGCAAGTTATTGGACATCGAAAATCTAAGGGTTAAGGTGTCGACGGTTTCGCTTGAAGCAGCACACCTAATGAACGCTTACTTTTGTAAACAATACCCTTGCAATATCATTTACTCAGTTGATAGTTTAAAATATTATTTCAGTCGTAAATAGTCTGTCGGGGTGCGGATCATATAACGCTGCTGGCACATTTACGATAGCTCGGCCAGCACCGATGCTTGCAAAGGGTTATTCAATAGTGACTAGTCCAGTTATAATGTAACCTCCCCTTTTATCGGACTGGGTTAAGATAGACCTTTCTGTGTATTTCACCAGAATTAGTTATCTTTGGGTATGACTAAGACCTTTAACCCTGTAGTTTCTAAGGACGAGTTGATTTCGAGACTTTTGGAACAGAAAGACCAGATAAAGTCCATGGGAGTTTGCAGATTAGCTTTATTTGGTTCAATTTCCCGGGATGAGTTAACCGATTCAAGTGATGTTGATTTTTATATTGAACTTGAAGCTACCAAGCAAACATTCAGGAATTTCAATTTAATTTACGATTTTCTTGAGGCTATCACAGGCCGGCCGATTGATGTTGTTACGCCCGATTCGTTGAATAAATACATCGGACCTCATATTTTACGCAGCCTTGAAGAAGTCCCAATCGCCGCTT
Proteins encoded in this window:
- a CDS encoding nucleotidyltransferase domain-containing protein, whose product is MTKTFNPVVSKDELISRLLEQKDQIKSMGVCRLALFGSISRDELTDSSDVDFYIELEATKQTFRNFNLIYDFLEAITGRPIDVVTPDSLNKYIGPHILRSLEEVPIAA
- a CDS encoding tyrosine-type recombinase/integrase, coding for MKHLPLQNESFERLYRDFSQMIRVKGYSRGKYTSYPACVREFLFFIENREIGDIRDVVAQDVIAYYEYVRERPNQRREGGLSDSMIRSHLFSLRLFFDFLMDSGIRDSSPAHLPKFSIVKYKERQILTTDEIRELQKACQTKREKALIALAYGCGMRRSEVTNLNLSDIAFHQGMLTIRDSKFGKSRMIPLSDSVLQNLREYIIQERPRYITSHTNAHIHAVILNNRGTRASGEYISNMLKTLLSRTQNPVILKKEITLHCLRHSIATHLLDKGASMEFVQEFLGHAEMDTSLLYSKRRAQKLKIQRQIR
- a CDS encoding ATP-binding protein; the encoded protein is MNEGVNHLRKIAREIPIYKVSPPDGQNLNHIYLRHGSDGVKKILESDVSLEELTEVESTALPIQPLELTSHETSIEIPPDDFKRGEENFVATLNKDKGCETSETPCLELIHEHKLLMRSSYNHYYVLGTVVQDMGSMRVTLMIEEQATGRRERTKLDLYEREQVGLYAEQVGELFTQPVEAVVSDLLYLTDLLEKHRELQIEETKVAVKAKRNNSVLSAEKQNACVQFLKGKNLMKGIDELIEQAGVVGEESTRRLLFVIASTYKMNTPLHALVQGTSGSGKSHLINSIGTCFPPEDVISMTRVTSKSFYHYTKDELVDKLLLIQDYDGLDEEAQFAFRELQSAGNISSSTTYKDRYGNLVSAVKTVRSHFASLLATTKAEVYYDNMSRSLISGVDESDEQTRRIVLHQNKTLAGLVDAKKERQAKEFLQNCMRCIKPMDVVNPYADKVYLPFEAKMLRRLNSHYQAFVKQITILHQYQREKDDQGRLIALPEDLKTACEILFDAIMLKVDDLDSSLRQFFDLMKAHIKKLVTNGKQAEYQFTQRDVRLSLNISKTQCFRYFEELEMLEYIQRTGGYANRGFKYKIVFWDDMQKIKTKVQADLNRQLEALVLGGSEEKEHQNSHEQGN
- a CDS encoding tyrosine-type recombinase/integrase encodes the protein MEDTAKIKTNTRYRIAILAAIKKYYDYLIAIGKRHDHPCRTIHIKHNRDRKVIHHDLFTSAELELLLEREERYPALKLKNQSLISLLIFQGLSTGEIIKMKVHHIDLDSGKIFVKERKNTMRRHLDMHPKQYRILDRYINESRKELLKGRVSDALFIGKLGVAASTCEVGYLVEQFDSLFPGRNLNPTTVRQSVIANWLNEKKFSLETVQLMAGHRFISTTLRYRRNNQDEKRLLINRFHPLG